CTGAGAATTATTGCTAGAAATCTGCTGCCATTTTTCCCACCAAGCGAAACACCTAGTAGTTATGTGGGGAACCTGATTGGCTCACCCAAGTGGAATCGATTAAGATCAACATTCACCTACTACTCCCAAGCTTCTGTGCGAGATCCTCATGCCTAGTCGAATAATCCCCTTAACGTTAACCCTTGTATTTGCTGTTGTTTCGCTGCTCAGTGCTGCCAAACCATCTGGCCAAGAGCAAGTCTACAAAGAGGTCGATGGAAGAAAGCTGAAGCTGTACGTCACCAAACCGGACGGCTGGCAGAAAACCGATAACCGACCAGCCGTCGTTTTTTTTCATGGCGGGGGTTGGGTTGGTGGTGCGCCTGGACAGTTTACTGAGCACAGCAAGTATCTCGCGGAGCGAGGCATGGTTGCCATTCAGGTCGAATACCGTTTGCTAGACCGCAAGAGTAACGATCCACCCACCCAATGCGTTGAAGATGCCCTGGATGCGATGCGTTGGGTCCGTTCGCACGCCACGGACCTTGGGATCGATCCCAACCGGATCGCGGCCGCTGGAGGTTCGGCTGGCGGGCATTTGGCCGCGTATCTAGGAACCGTAAGTGTGCGTCAGTCAGGCGTATCGACGAAGCCAAATGCGATGATCTTATTCAACCCGGTTTATGACAACGGGCCAGGCGGCTGGGGGACGCAGCGGGTGAAGGATCGTTATACCGAATTTTCACCAGCGCATAACATCAGCGAGGATGACCCACCGCACATCGTTTATCTCGGTTCACAGGACAAGCTAATCCCAGTTGCCACGGCTGAGAACTTCCAGAAGAAGATGAAGGAAGCAGGCGTGACCAGCGAACTGCGAATCTACGAAGGGCAGGGGCATGGCTTCTTTAATCATGGCAAAGACAACAACCGCTGGTACGATGCCACGATCGAAGAGACCGATAAGTTTCTGACCTCGCTGGGGTGGCTTGAGCCAAAAACCAAATAGCCGCCCTAATTGGGCGTGATAGGCAACTTCTCAGTAATCGGTATCTCGCCCCGAATCATCTTGGTCGCCTCGCCGGTGAGGCGTAAGTACCAGTCGGAAGGCAGGCCCTCGTACGTTTTGAAGTGGGCCTGCTGCGGCGGGTTGTTGGTTACCTTGTAAATGGCCGTGGCTTCATCGACCTCGTCAAACATAGCGACATAAATCATTCCCGTCTTCAGCTTGGCCGCCGCGACACATTGCTCCCAAAAGAACTCGCCTCCGCGCCGATCGATCGTTGCTCCCTCGGCATTCGCCCCCTTTAGATTCGTCCAGGCAAACCCAGGGTAGACCACCGGAAGATAAGCGACCCCAGCAGGGCCGGTCACCTGGATGTCGTCTTTCCAAACTTCGGTATTGGCGACTTTCTTTCCTCGACGCTGGACAACATTGCCGTGATTCCAGGGGCTGAGGACCTCCAGTTTGCGAAATGCTGCGGCCCAACGCTGGTCCCCTTCGCGCTGCCAGTTCCAGGGACATCCGCCAATCACGGTCGCTTGATACGGACCTTCCTCATGAAAGAAATCGATTAGCTGATGCGCGATCTCAGCGTCGAAACGATCGGGGTAAAGTCCCCAGATGAAGACGACCGGTCGACCCTCATGATGCAGGTAACGCCCATCACTGGTGACCTTGCGTTGGTTGACCAATACCTTCCAATCGGAAGTCAATCGTTCGACGATTCGATCGGCGGGATAGCCTGAAAGGTCGTAGCAAACGCCGTACACACGGCCCGTCTTCTCGGCCGCGGATCGTACATTTTGCAAGATTGAATCAAAGGAAGGTTGGCGTAGATTCACCAGGAAGCGCTGAACGAAGACCCCATCGATGCCATATTGCTGCATCCACTGAAAGTGTCGGTGAATCGTTTTGGGTTTCGCACCACTATAAAGGTAGGCCTGACTTCCATCGGCATGAGTGAAGCCAGGGACCGCGAACTTTTCTTCGGGGGTGAACTCGCTTAAGTCGGGCCACATCTCGAAGGTTAGCGACTCCGGCGAGATCGAACGACGTCGGCTCCAGTGTAACCAAGCCGAACTCGTGCCGTCGTCGGGACAGCGAAACCAGCCCTGATAACCACATAACGCCTTGCCGTTCAGGGTCGTGGCATCCACCATCGTATCCGTCTGGGCGAGGTCTTGACCGCTGGTTGCACAGGTGAGCCACGCCCATAACAAAACAACGCAGCCGAGCTGAAGAGCTCGGCTGCGTTTCCATGGATTGCCGATCGACATGAATTGTCTTTCCGTTCCAGATCACAAAAGCCTGGGTAGCACTAACTGCCAGCCCCCAAGCTTTCGATTGTACCTGACGAAAACGCGGAAATCTTGTCGCCGGTTGCTGGTTCGGAGTTTTCATCGCCAGCGATGTGGTCGGGCACTTTTTCGGCTGACTTCGGTGCTTTCAGAGCTCCCAGGAATTTCAGAATGCTGGTTTGCTGCTCTTCCGTCAGTTGCGAGAAACGCATCATCGAGGCATACGCTTCGCCGCCATGCCATTCGATGGCCGCTCGCAAGGTGTCAGCACGTCCATCATGCAGATACGGAGCCGAATCGGCGACGCCCCACAGGGCTGGCGTGCGATATTCCTTGTAGTGATTCTGTTCTTCAATCGAGTCGAACTGAATCGTTTTCGTATTTGCCAGAATGTCGTCATCATACTTGGACGAGTAAGGATTTGGCGGAGCTTGTGGTGAGAACTGCGTG
The Blastopirellula marina genome window above contains:
- a CDS encoding glycoside hydrolase family 71/99-like protein, which produces MSIGNPWKRSRALQLGCVVLLWAWLTCATSGQDLAQTDTMVDATTLNGKALCGYQGWFRCPDDGTSSAWLHWSRRRSISPESLTFEMWPDLSEFTPEEKFAVPGFTHADGSQAYLYSGAKPKTIHRHFQWMQQYGIDGVFVQRFLVNLRQPSFDSILQNVRSAAEKTGRVYGVCYDLSGYPADRIVERLTSDWKVLVNQRKVTSDGRYLHHEGRPVVFIWGLYPDRFDAEIAHQLIDFFHEEGPYQATVIGGCPWNWQREGDQRWAAAFRKLEVLSPWNHGNVVQRRGKKVANTEVWKDDIQVTGPAGVAYLPVVYPGFAWTNLKGANAEGATIDRRGGEFFWEQCVAAAKLKTGMIYVAMFDEVDEATAIYKVTNNPPQQAHFKTYEGLPSDWYLRLTGEATKMIRGEIPITEKLPITPN
- a CDS encoding alpha/beta hydrolase, translated to MPSRIIPLTLTLVFAVVSLLSAAKPSGQEQVYKEVDGRKLKLYVTKPDGWQKTDNRPAVVFFHGGGWVGGAPGQFTEHSKYLAERGMVAIQVEYRLLDRKSNDPPTQCVEDALDAMRWVRSHATDLGIDPNRIAAAGGSAGGHLAAYLGTVSVRQSGVSTKPNAMILFNPVYDNGPGGWGTQRVKDRYTEFSPAHNISEDDPPHIVYLGSQDKLIPVATAENFQKKMKEAGVTSELRIYEGQGHGFFNHGKDNNRWYDATIEETDKFLTSLGWLEPKTK